The following coding sequences are from one Panicum hallii strain FIL2 chromosome 5, PHallii_v3.1, whole genome shotgun sequence window:
- the LOC112894552 gene encoding uncharacterized protein LOC112894552 — protein sequence MMLRGTRRRSACLAGGNDQAPPAMNYHRAHSEHVTKVAGNPCHTAGGHNNHALQQQQQQQAHRHHGYNNNNNHGGGGSHRYETYEETYEETCEEKTTYSAGRHHGHGHDGGGARRYEYETYEETCYEEEQEVVGGGGGAQLKRGYRCA from the coding sequence ATGATGTTGAGGGGCACGCGGAGGAGGAGCGCCTGCCTCGCCGGCGGCAACGACCAGGCGCCACCCGCCATGAACTACCACCGCGCGCACTCCGAGCACGTCACCAAGGTCGCCGGGAACCCCTGCCACACCGCCGGCGGCCACAACAACCACGccctccagcagcagcagcagcagcaggcgcacCGCCACCACGggtacaacaacaacaacaaccacggcggcggcggctcccaCCGCTACGAGACTTACGAGGAGACCTACGAGGAGACCTGCGAGGAGAAGACGACGTAcagcgccggccgccaccacgggcacgggcacgacggcggcggcgcgcgccgcTACGAGTACGAGACTTACGAGGAGACCTGCtacgaggaggagcaggaggtcgtgggcggcggcggcggcgcccagcTCAAGCGCGGCTACCGCTGCGCATGA